The following nucleotide sequence is from Brienomyrus brachyistius isolate T26 chromosome 25, BBRACH_0.4, whole genome shotgun sequence.
GGATCAGTTTAATCAGAATGGACCAGGTGAGAACGGACCGCTGGAATAGCCTCAGGCTTCATTTCCAGATGTCACGTGACTTAGTATGTCACATGACCTAGCATGGCCAACCCGCTGTGGCCATCATGTGATGGTTTCGGGCCATGCCTCCAAACCTGTGCGTTGCACCCTGTGCGGAGATTAGCATCTGGCTGTTTCTCGGCCTACTTGCTCGCACCTGCTCTCACTTTGTTAATCAAACAGCCGTAGCCGGACCAGATGGCGCGAGACGCTGGTCTGAAGCTTCAGCTTCTCCACATCAGGTTTAACACACCTTGTTGTGAAATTGAAGCTTGCTGCTCTAACATGCTCTTCCCCCAGTGTATTGAGATACAGATATTAAATGATCTGGAACATGCATTTACACGTTGAGTGGGGCttcgatgggttggcgccccatactGGGCTATTCTCTGCCTTTCATCTTGTTCCTAAGATAGGGTCAATAGGacaaggtcaggtcaggttggggggcGTGCACTGGTGCAGCGCGTTGTCACACCCACCATACGACTAAACACCTTGGGATCCCCCCACCGCCCCAccaggcagacacatggtcctgTCCCACCCTCCTGAAGTGGTCATCCATCTGCCACActcaggtgttacgtgggcacCCCCTCAGCCTGGTCCAGCCGTCAGGGCCTCAGCAATGACGATCCTGCAAGCCGGGTCTCCCTCACATGGccatagtgccgtaactgacgctccctcacaatgcgggtaatgtgcctcattcgggactcctctagcaaccgctcattcgacacaaagtcaaaccagcagtACCCAAAGATTCTCTGAAGAGGgtatggaaaatagatggatggacggatgttaAGTGAAGTGCCTGGTCAACTGGCCTTTGCCTCCAATGGACAGAGGTTTTTTTGCACCATTGGGCATCTACTAATTATCTAGTATAAAAACAGAAGAAAACAGAAATGGTTGAACACAcagttatttatttgcattaaCGGGGCTGATATGTTCCCAGCCAGCTGCTGCTCTGTTAGGCCCGGGAAGAGTGTATTTTAATGGCTTACAGTTACAGAAGGTAGCTTCTCTCTAAAATACAATTATCTGGAAAATGAAAAACCGGATTCAGAGTCTCTTATATTTAATGTATAGCAGACCCAATGCTCACGGCTCCAGAAAAGTCCGCTTTCATATTGCTTCCCTGGCAGTGCTGTTGTTTACCATagatacatatttataaagcaatAAACAATGGGAATTTGATAGCCAGTCTGGAATGCAACTCATAAAATAACAATAAGAAATTGTACAATGTCATAAATTATGCATTTCATTATATGAAATGTTATTTCCTGTGTTTAGTATTCTGTTTTTAGTTTGGCTGGCCGCCAAGAGCACGCCACCGGAAGGCTGAGCCCTACACCAAGCTCAAACTATGTTCAACAATTATGACAATAACATCACCAGCCAtcattttgtcattttaatcTCTCTCGCATTAAAATATGCTGCGTTATGCAGTCTTAGGGAATATAAAATGCCCATTTAAAAGGCATAAAAGAACAGCGTGGTATTAACTCCGCAGCTCGGGTCATCGGGGTGTCATAGGTCACGGATCGTGTGTCATGAGGCTCGCGATCAATGCTGTTCTGTTGACGCAGGCAAGCTAGAGGATGCAGAAAACCGCTTGTTTTAAAGGCTCTTTGCATGCAGGGCTTTGGGAATAGATGATACATCACTTTGATACGAGTGAGACCAGTAAAACGACTTTACAGAAGCCAGAGATGTGTTGATTTAGGGTTTGGTGGGGGGAACCACTCGCGGGAGGGTTGGCCTTTGCATGAACATCACTGACACCAGAGACTGACCTTGGCTATCTCTGGACCTGATGAGGCCTATAGCTATTTCATTTGAGATGTGAGACCTGGATGTGGACTTGGTGGTACGGGGCTTGGACTAGCTGACCCTTTCAGCATGAACAGCAAGCTCTCCAAGGCCAGGTCTCCGCACTGAGCAGTGGATATTTACACTTCTGTCTCGGAAATAGGCGTCTTTAAGATTTGTGTCCATGGGATGGTAGTACAGCTTCCCAGCTCATCACGCATCGTCTCTCATGTCCATCAAGCACTACAATAAATAAACGCCAAATAGCCAGATAATGCCAGCTTGAGCATCTGTACTTTCAGATGACAAAAGCTGAGAGGTCCAGCTTCAGAAGACCTAAGTGGAGCCGCCCTAGTGGCTGAACGTGTAATGACACATTGGCCCAGCTACCCCGAGTGCCggcttctctcaggggtccactTGCTGTCTCATGGGCAAGACCTCGCATTGGCCGGTCAGTTTATGGCAGAGACCCCAGGTGGCACGGAGACCCTCCCCTTCTGCGCTCCGGGCGAATTACATTGATCGGCAACCAACCCTGAAAGGCGTGCGGATCGATACATTTAATTTGCGCGAGTCTCTCAGCCCAGAGCAGAAATGTCGCCATAAGAGGGGGCATTTTTCATAAGAACCACAATCTgtaaagagaaaagaaagataAGCCTTATTAGCACCAATCATAATTAATTCTCAGTGGCCACCTTAACTCAAGCTGCCGCTGTAAACAGTGAAACATGTGGCtgcaactatatatatatatatatatatatatatatatatacacacacacacacacacacagcatgcaaATTCGGCAAAGAGGTTCAGTGGTTGTTGCTAAGCACCAGAACGACGTCGACTCCAGGCCTAAGTGATTTTAAATATGGTTTGATTGTTGGTGCCAAGCAGGGTGGTTTTCATACAATGCAGtgtctagagcagtgtttctcaatccgttCCTCGGGCACTCCCAGACaggccacgtttttgctccctcccagctgtggagtctctggcagggagctgggagggagcgaaaatgtggaccatcttgGGTGGTCtccgaggactggattgagaaatGCCGGTGCAGAGTTTAAAGTGTGATAAACCAATAACATCCAGGGCTGTTCTGTGGCGTAAAGCACCTTTCTGGTGAGGGAGCTCAAAGGAGAACGGCTCATTGTTAaagccaacatgaagatcacaaGTACAAAGCAACATCCATGCAACAGTGGAGGGGGAAGAAAAGCGGGTTCTGCCCATGACTGTGTAGGGTTAACTAATAACAtgagtgtatatgtgtataaataCAGTATATAAGCAAAGATTTGTGACCTTTCACCTTCGATAGGTAGACAGTCTAGTGTAGAAAGTGTGTGTGAAATTTCATATGTACATACTTGTCTTGTAAATCGTCTTGCATGTTACAGGTTACACTGGAGCACACCCGCTAAGACAAATTCTTTGTATGTTAAATATACTTCGCCAATATAGATCTTTATTATTCTTGTTCTGATTCTGCAAGATACCAGCAACTAAACAATCACTAAAGGATTTTAGCGACTCGCGCAGGTATGACTCTGGCAGCTGAAGTATCCAAACACAGTAAACCACTGGTGAAAGTAATTACATTGAAAGAGAAATATAACTGATATGACTTTATAGTAGTTTctagtgagtttttttttgtgatgtgTGCATAGATGTTGCCTTTCGATTCAAACTGTTTTTTTCCGGAGTTGTGAAAATTTGACTATCGTTTTAAATACTTTACTGCCACCACCTGGTGAAAAGTGACATTACAATTTTTCTATGATTACGCGCAGGTTTGATTTTACATATTTCTGTGCttgtaaatatatttatgtaaAAGATTGTATACAATATTACGACAATGTTATAATAttataatttcaaaataaagcttaCACGTTCTTGTTATTGGGATAATTTTTCATTGTATTACCAAAACCAGTTTAAAATCATATTTATATACATAgactgtttatttgttattggaTGGCATGGTGTTCAGTTCTTATATAACATTGTATAAGAATGATGTACACGTATCCGAAAATAGATTTCCGCTTAATTTGCACAATAGATGAGTCTGATTTATTGTGAGAattagccagcagggggcgcacaCGCTCATTCTTCAGCAGCGCTCCCACGCTGTGTCAGAGtggttatttttattattggcAAGGGTACAAGTCAAATCCGTGCAGGTAAGTGCAACCTACCAAACTCAATTTTCAAGTCAAACCAAATGAGATTTTTGTTTCTCATAAAGGGTACATTTTAATGCGAGAGTGATCCATAGATTCTTACGTCCGTAGTgaatgcaaaaaatatatataaatgacgGAATATATTCTTGGGCAAATAGGCTGGCTGGCGACATGTCAAGCTGTGTTGCTGGACATGGTAggtgagagaaaaaaaagactcGTGACCACGATCAATTAACAAGTACACAAGTGTTTTATTTGCGCAAGCAATTTGTTCCTACAGTTCAAAAAAGCGACGTCAAGCTCTTGTCACATATTTACAAAACAGATTCATTTTACAGCCCTGCTACGAAGCATTCTTTGTGAAAGTACAAAAGACTAATACAAGGAGAAAGCCGAAAGCATCGTCGGGTAAATACTGAATACGCAACATCATTACAGGTATCGTTTAAGACATGGTTTTTAAATCATCACAAACTATATAAGGACACAAATCAAACACTACAACCTAATAAGATATCTAGCGTAATACTGTTAGCGTCAGCGTCATAATACTGCACACATACTGAAAACCGTTGACCCTGCAAGACAGTCAgtgtaaaaaagaaaatgataaagAAAAAGAATCATCAGTAAAACTATTTACCAATTAATTCATAACCATGCCACAATTAACACCTAGAGTCACAGTCTTTACCTAATACAAGTTCTGTTTAAAAACAACGCTGCATGACTAGTAACAGTACAGAGATTAACCTCTGAAAGAGCAGAAATGCACTTACACCCAGAAAGAGCTCACTATGGTTCAATAAGTGCACAAAACTAGCATTTTTGAAACACTGACAAAAACAAGTATTGTCAGGCAACAAAACAATGATACACGGAACTGCGATTCTATAGCAGTTAAAGTAAGCAAGACAAGATCCAAAACATCGAGTTTGGTCCATAGTcaagaataatatatatttcataTCTTTTAAAGCGACATTTAATGCCGTTTAGTAGTAAGTAGCTTAGCAAATGGTTAGTTACCTCTCAGATGTGATATTCACCTTTGCACTGGGGAAAAAACAGCACCGTCGAGAACCATGACGTCACCCACCCATCATCTCgatttttgtaatttaaaaacaatttcaacaaataaaaaaaaaaaccttcgctGGAATATCACTGCAATATCAAAGTTAACCGCTGAGATGTGTTTTAAGCTCCCGTGAAATGACCTGAAGTCGAACTGTTttgacatatatgtatatatttatatagttatatataCACTGTAGAATACTGAAAAAAGTAACTTCTGTGTTCCTCTGAttaattgcatttaaaaaaGTTAGCTTCAAAAAAATCTAATGCTATTTGCATGTGAGTAAACGGTTTACCAAAAACAAAGTAACGTAATAAAATGCTATTTGCATGTGATTATATGGCTTGCGATGGAGTGGCGTTTAGCTGTCTATAGAGAGTGCCCAAAGAAAATTCAAAAAAGcagtgttatttaaaaaaatcgtCCCACGATCTCCCTTAACCTTTACAATTTCTCTGCTTCCTGTGAGTCCCATTGGCTTGTCAGGCTAAAAAGCTTCGGTTTCTGAAACGCTAATACTGTCATTTATAAATGGTACATTAAAGTGGGGAGCGCGCAGATAAAAACAGCGATGGCTCCTGAAGGTTTGATTAAGCTACATGATGTAAAAGTGCGTAAAAATTCATTCGAAGGTACTCATATTCGTCCTAAACATCCAGCCCAACCAATAGAGAATTTGCTGGAAAAGAATCTGTACATTTCTAGTATTGGTGGTACGAAAATTCCCCTGTAAATTATAAAAGTTTGGTCGAATTTTGGTCTCGTAATAAAAAAGACAGCTTTTCGTTACTCAATGCGTGAAGCCCTGACGGATGAGAAGTTTTCAGGATAGTATAAATGTGATTTTCGCCAAGGTGAACCGGCATTCCGACCCTGCCCAAAACTACCAAAAAGAAACGCAATAAATATCACCAGAAATAACCAGCTGCATTAAGGAttcaatggcaaaaaaaaatgaacagcagGTTAAAATAAGGAAAACGTAACACTAACTGTCTCTGAAGAAAAGTTAAAATAGATGTAGAGGAGGAGTAACTCAGTCCCAGAAAGAGGTAAAGGGTTGTCCCCAGAAACGTCGTTGGGGAGACGCGCGAGTCCCCCCTACCACCTTGCTGCGACACAACCCCGTAAGCTCGGCGAACCAGTCCgcctccccccgccccacccacgGGCTCCCACCCCCGACCTAAACCGGAGTCACATCCCCTCGGTGCGCGTGCTTTCGGCTCTATGTGTAGGCATTGAGGCGCTCTTTAGAGCGGGTAGAGTGGATGTCGTgcagctcctgctcctccttggATTTGATGTCCTCGTACTTCTGCATCCTGCACGCGTCTTTCACGTAAGCCCAGTTGGCGGACAGAACCATTAGGTAATGCACCTGCAAGAGACGGGGGTTAGTGGGGTGCGGGGTGGCAAATCGGTCTAATTTAGGGATGgattagggggaaaaaaaacaaacatcctGTTAAATTGCAAAAGTAGTCGGATCAAAAAAGGAAGCGGCTCACATCAAACGCACGTTATTTGTTTTTGCAATAACAAAAGTAAACCATTGCATATATGCACAATTGGGCAATTAGTTGATCACTGTGGTTGTTAGAGAGTTGGGCACGGTGACTGAGAGGATGGTCAGTCGGGAACTAATAGGGGAGACCGGGGATTTCAGTCAGAGCATGCCAAGCCCCCGGGGTTAACGGAAACGCAACCCTCTGACGGGGTGTCAAACACTGCCGACTCCCCTCCATTCCGCTGGGGTGGAGTTTGGGCGCCTGGGGGAGATCCTGTTATTATGGTATCGGAGGCTGGTGACAGGGGGCGCTTTTCTTTTAGAATCTGGTGCAGTATTTTCCAAGACTGAGAGACTTCACAGTAACGAAGTTACTGATCAGAACCGAAACTCCCATCACCTATACACCAACAAGGGACGACAGGAGAGAAGGCAGTGACTGGAAAATACAGACAGTGGTACTCCGCGGTGGccagaaataaaatgaaatgaaaggtCGCCTCAACGGTGttgtaaattattttttacCTAAATCATATGAAGGAGCGGGGAGGTTGCTTTACTTTTTAGCTCCTTTACGGAAGCACACGCTTACAAACGTCACTTGCAATACTCTTCTGTGCCATAGGGGGGTTGTGTTGAGTCGAGCTATTTTTACCAAGCAAGCGGCGCAGACCCATCCAAGGTAtgatgtaattaaataaaaaaatgcacagaCGTTGTCCCACTTTATACTTCATTATGTAACAATAATTATTCATATATTTCACACTATCGCGACGGGGCgtgataaataaaatcaaatagcCCTGTTCCTTACTCCAATTGCGTGATCATTAACATTAAACGGAGCGAGAGAAATCTGATTTAGCGATAGCTTATGATAGTGTCTCTCAGATCTTAAATCATCCGGCATGCAGCACATTTggaggggtgaggggggggagtCAGTAGACTGCGCATCACGCCCTTGTTGTTTTCCTAAAGCGGCCAGCAGGCGGCGATGGCGCATAGAGCAGCGCCGCGACTCTGCGTCCAGGGAAACAGTCACTCTCGGCTCCGTGCGACGCCCCTGCTCCGGTCTCTCCTTTCACGGCAGTCTTATTTTCCATTTCGGACAAATGCTGCCCTTCTGAATGTACAGCATTTCAGAACTCGGCGGGAATGACGCCAGTCACTCAGCTACCATGAACGCTGCCGATTCCATCTGATCTTTTGCATGACGTACCTCATGAATATATAACGTCTGTAACCCAGCTGGcattaatataataaatataacaaagAGATTACATTAAAGTGATTTTGCAAATTATctgaaatgtgtattttataATGTAAAACTGTGCAATTAACCCAAATATTGACTTAGAAGTAATTGCGTGCGAGATAAAAACGATTTTTCAATAGAAAGGCATCTGTCGCTAAATTAGGATCCATCAGCCCTGTCGACCCACCGCCTTTTCCTTCTCAGAAGATGGTTCCCAAACATCACTCGGAGATGCTTTCAACAAGCTGCTTTCTTCTCCCAGTTTCCATGGCAACGGCGCTCCATGCGCTCTCGCGGGCGCACTTCTCCGAGGTGAGCTGCGGCGGCGTCACGCCTCCTCGGCCCGGACATAGCGCTCGCACCGGATTTTACACTAACGCCCTACAAGTGAGGCTTAAGCTTTTGCTTTTCATTacagtttcttaaatgtttTTCCTTGACTGTGAACCCTCAGAATATCACTACATAATTTCTCCATATACTTAGTGGCAGATACAGTGGGAAGTTGACTCCCAACTGTTGTATCAAATCTGAAAACCAATCAGATCTCAGGTGTTATTTAAAGGGGAAGGGGATTGGTGCACTTATAGGTCACCCAGCAAACCAATCAATGGGAGTCTCCGCACTCACCATGGCGATGACCGCTGCCCCTGCCCCAGCCAGGGCACAGACAAAGAGGTGGAACGTCAGGTCCAGCTGTAAAGGTGTGGAAAAAGAGGAGAGTTGTTACATAATGCAAGTAGCGATTCTGGTGATCCACCTGAGTCACAGCACGACTGTACATGCAttcatatgtacacacacacgccactTAGAAAGTGTAAgtatgtgtatttgtgtgtgtgtgtgtggggggggggggggggcggggtatgATGTCAGAATATAAACCAGAAATCCTGCCGCTTGGAAGGacacatatataaacagaaaattaaaaAGCACTTTTTAATCCTGCTGTATATAATGCAGTATTCACTGATATTTTCTAAGATGAATGCTTTCACTGGATACTGTACCACTTGTATATGGTTGAATGACAACAAAAGGCACTTGACTtgattttgtttaaataatatgAGTTAAAATGATTTCTAAATGCCTACAGACCCAGGCATAAAGAATTATGGATCAGGGCCATTAAGATCTGCCCATAAGACATGTCAGTTGGAATAAAGGGGGCGAGTGGGTGGGTAAAATGTCCCGAGTCTCCCGACCCCCTCGCTGAACACTGACCTCGTTAGAATCACACATCTTGAGGAACTTTTCCGTTTCTGTGCACAGTTTTCTCTCCTCGTTGATAGTGACGACTCCTAGGAGAGACGGACTTGTGTCAGTTGAGGCAGCAGCATCAGCTAGTAGCCTTGCCGTCTATCGCCacgacaaccccccccccccccatctacccTCACCCCATACTCTTCATGCAACCTTAGTCCCAGGAACATGAAGAAATGAAACCTTCACAAACAGTGTTCTAAACATCGCAGATCTTTTTTTATTGAGTTCCATCGTTGCTATGCTGCTACCCCTACCATGTGAATGTCTCATTTTGTATGTTTGCAGCTGAACTGCACCTAGACGACGCGGCTTGCAGTGACAGGTCACCTCCGCGCCACCGACGGCTGCCGTAAAACAACATCGGGCGTACCGAACTGACGCAGGTCCAGGCACATCTTGACCCCCTCTATAGCTGTGGTGTTCTGGCACATGTTCCAGATGTTGAAGTACATGAAGACCGGCAGGGACGTGAAGGCTGTGACACCCAGCCAGGCCAGCATGAAGATGTAGGTCAGCATGATGAACTGAAGAAGCAAGGAACACGCATAGAGTCACATGCCCAACTCGACTCTACGTGGTCTGTTAACCTCCTATGATAAGCTTCCTGAGAACCACGGCCACAGGTGTGACAGGGTAGTGTTGGGTATGTCAcgtccagaagctacaaatccagaccaaagatTTTATGACGAAAAGTTTCACATCAGCACTGTACACTGTGCTAATGTGGCCTCAGGTTGCCGAATCTGATATGCACTTAAAGATACTTAGCGTTCCACAGCAGCCGTGTGGCCAAACAGCCCCCCAGGGGAagccttgggcagcagagtatGTTACCCAGGCGCTGACGCAGCGGCCGCAGGTGGTGATCTTGAAGTCTCCATAGAGATCCCGGATGGCGCCGGTGGTGAAGAAGCCCTCGACCATCAACAGGATGCCGTAAACGAAGAAGGCGGCAGCCACGCCGTAGATCACGTACTTGAAGATGTCGATCCTGGAAACGGAGGTGGAGACAGAGACCTGACATCACGGGTCACACATTCTGAAGAACTGGGGCTGCCAAGATCGTTAATGTTAGACTGCTTAAAAATAAACAGACATGGAGATTGATGAGAGGCGTGGGCTCGCTGCTCCCATATGGAGACCTTCTGTttgtcctcctcatcctctgtaAGGCTTCTGAGCTCCCTGGCTGGGATTAACGTCTCACTTTGATGTTCCCATCAGCTTGCTGGCCTATTCTCAGTCTCTACAGGCAGGATtctctcttggggggggggggtgggcagaggGTGGGATAGGGCTGGGTGCAAGGAGGCTCCACCTTTGTGAGGTAGGATGTGGGGGTGCTCGGTATAGGGATATGATTCTTTTGAGTCTTACACTATGACGTCATCGGCCATTGGCATGTTGCGAGAATTCTCGCAACCCGTTGCCAAGCCGACTGTTTCCAGGCAGCGACAGTTAGGTCCCACTTTGCAATGTGAAGCTTCTTCCTGGATAATTCTGATATAGAAATTCAAATTCTTTGCAGTGATACATACTCTCTGGACTTCAATGGACTGTTTATGCCCAAAGGTCGAGCGAAAGTGATGGCAAACTAACCAAAGGGCAAAACAAATTCAGATGCAAGTTACTGAATAAATTGAATTTTAGTCCCCCCCCGAGCCCTTAAGCCCTGCATGGGGCATTTTTGGTGGTGCAGATCGGCAGGAAAAACACCAAGGGTGGCGCCGTGCCATGCGCTGGAGGCGGATGCCCGCGTTGCAGCCCTCCCGCCATCTGGCCCGGTAATTCCCTGCTACGCCCAAAACAAGGCACCCAAACGATGCTGTCCTCTCTTTATTAGGGTGCGGCGTCCCTGCGGTGGGTGCCAACAAGATACCGAGTCATAGTAATGGGCAGACATGTCCAGTTGACCTCTAAGGGCTTTTCTTTAAACAACGGAACGGCAAGCGAGCGGCACAGCAAGGACGCCCTGCCTCCGCCGATGACCTCACCCTCCGCCAACAAGTCCCACTTCCTGGTTTCACAGGATgctctctgattggtggggaagCGAGTATGGGCAGGGCCAGAGACCTGCCCCTACTGGAGGGTGGGTGGGGCACCGCGCGGCCTCTCAGCCGGCACAGTTCCGGTGAACAGATGCGCTTGAGCGTGCCCCGCAGACCTAATCCCCCACACGGGCTCAGGGCCAATGTGGTGCACACCGGTGCGGAAAATCAACCTCCGAGGCTACAACATGACAGGGAGTGGCACTCGAC
It contains:
- the gpm6ab gene encoding glycoprotein M6Ab isoform X2, which codes for MGCFECCIKCLGGIPYASLIATILLYAGVALFCGCGHEALSGTVTILQSYFDVVRGPLDTLDVFTMIDIFKYVIYGVAAAFFVYGILLMVEGFFTTGAIRDLYGDFKITTCGRCVSAWFIMLTYIFMLAWLGVTAFTSLPVFMYFNIWNMCQNTTAIEGVKMCLDLRQFGVVTINEERKLCTETEKFLKMCDSNELDLTFHLFVCALAGAGAAVIAMVHYLMVLSANWAYVKDACRMQKYEDIKSKEEQELHDIHSTRSKERLNAYT
- the gpm6ab gene encoding glycoprotein M6Ab isoform X1, which encodes MEENMEEGQTQKGCFECCIKCLGGIPYASLIATILLYAGVALFCGCGHEALSGTVTILQSYFDVVRGPLDTLDVFTMIDIFKYVIYGVAAAFFVYGILLMVEGFFTTGAIRDLYGDFKITTCGRCVSAWFIMLTYIFMLAWLGVTAFTSLPVFMYFNIWNMCQNTTAIEGVKMCLDLRQFGVVTINEERKLCTETEKFLKMCDSNELDLTFHLFVCALAGAGAAVIAMVHYLMVLSANWAYVKDACRMQKYEDIKSKEEQELHDIHSTRSKERLNAYT